The Methanobacteriaceae archaeon genome has a window encoding:
- a CDS encoding isopentenyl phosphate kinase, with translation MIILKIGGSSLTNKDSSESEVNFESLERIALEIKSSLDNGPKQLIIVHGAGSFGHPPAKKYKIGEAFDESEYPQKRIGFCETQNAVKKLNMHVCEAFIKQGLPVVAIPASSFMTAKDKRINPCSLDAFTRYLNEGFIPVIYGDVVLDDDLGICVISGDQLIQYLARNLTPDKVILGTDVDGVYNKNPKTHDDAIFFDKFSSLEDLDTLEGTTNIDVTGGMVGKIKELLYLADLGIESMIINAEVENNIFKVLEDEDVKGTVISRGN, from the coding sequence ATGATTATTTTAAAAATAGGTGGAAGCAGCCTAACAAATAAGGACTCATCAGAAAGTGAAGTTAATTTCGAAAGTCTTGAAAGAATAGCTTTAGAAATTAAATCTTCTCTTGATAATGGACCTAAACAATTAATTATTGTTCATGGTGCAGGCTCTTTTGGCCATCCGCCAGCTAAAAAATATAAAATTGGCGAAGCATTTGATGAGAGCGAATATCCACAAAAAAGAATTGGATTTTGCGAAACCCAAAATGCTGTTAAAAAATTAAACATGCACGTTTGTGAAGCATTCATTAAACAGGGCTTGCCTGTTGTAGCAATTCCTGCTTCAAGTTTCATGACTGCAAAAGATAAGAGAATAAATCCTTGTAGCCTTGATGCATTTACAAGATATTTAAATGAAGGTTTTATTCCTGTAATATACGGGGATGTAGTACTTGATGATGATTTGGGAATCTGTGTTATTTCCGGAGATCAGTTAATCCAGTATCTTGCAAGAAACCTTACTCCTGACAAAGTAATTCTTGGAACTGATGTTGACGGAGTGTATAATAAAAATCCAAAAACCCACGATGACGCTATATTCTTTGATAAATTCTCTTCACTTGAAGATTTAGATACACTCGAAGGAACTACAAATATAGACGTTACCGGTGGAATGGTTGGCAAAATAAAAGAATTATTATATTTAGCAGACCTCGGAATAGAATCTATGATAATAAATGCTGAAGTTGAAAATAATATTTTCAAAGTATTAGAAGATGAAGACGTGAAAGGAACTGTAATTTCAAGGGGAAATTAA
- the mvk gene encoding mevalonate kinase — translation MIAKASAPAKTILFGEHSVVYGEPAIAGAVNKRAYVTIKESDSDKSIFRAPDIGFEAELLSKQKKYVLTKGKPGIIRYILESLYKAHDHSPIDITLSSNVPIGSGLGSSAAVTVATLAALYRYHNIRFNKKSLAHDAHMVEQAVQGVASPLDTLVSTYGGLVYLSRNKKIEHFKVNFNAPLVVGYTTKHGNTGKMVRDVKNLKNRNPKIIDPVITAMGNLTNYAKQAILKKDYNKIGELMNINHGFLDVIGVNTLELSRMVYNAREAGAIGSKTTGAGGGGSIIALCPGKVDEVADAIARDDNILKVRFTRRGVSSRVYK, via the coding sequence ATGATCGCAAAAGCTTCTGCTCCGGCAAAAACTATATTATTTGGTGAACACTCAGTTGTTTATGGTGAACCTGCAATTGCAGGTGCAGTTAATAAAAGGGCTTATGTTACAATTAAGGAATCTGATAGTGATAAATCTATTTTCAGAGCTCCAGATATAGGATTTGAAGCGGAATTACTTTCAAAACAGAAAAAATACGTTTTAACAAAGGGAAAACCTGGTATTATTAGATATATTTTAGAATCTCTTTATAAAGCACATGACCACTCTCCAATTGACATTACATTATCATCTAATGTCCCTATTGGTTCAGGGCTTGGTTCATCAGCAGCAGTTACTGTAGCTACACTTGCTGCATTATACAGATACCATAATATTCGTTTTAATAAAAAATCTCTAGCTCATGATGCTCATATGGTTGAACAGGCAGTTCAGGGAGTTGCAAGTCCTTTGGATACATTAGTATCTACCTACGGAGGTCTTGTTTATTTATCCAGAAACAAAAAAATCGAGCACTTTAAGGTAAACTTCAATGCTCCTTTGGTTGTAGGTTACACTACTAAACATGGTAATACTGGAAAAATGGTTAGAGATGTTAAAAACTTGAAAAACAGAAATCCAAAGATTATTGATCCTGTAATTACTGCAATGGGTAATTTAACCAATTATGCAAAACAGGCTATTTTAAAAAAGGATTACAATAAGATTGGAGAATTAATGAACATTAATCATGGTTTTTTAGATGTTATTGGTGTTAACACTTTAGAATTATCACGTATGGTGTATAATGCAAGAGAAGCAGGAGCTATTGGTTCTAAAACTACTGGTGCTGGTGGTGGAGGAAGTATCATTGCACTTTGTCCTGGAAAAGTTGATGAAGTTGCAGATGCTATTGCTCGTGATGATAATATTTTAAAAGTGAGATTTACTAGAAGAGGAGTTTCCTCAAGAGTTTACAAGTGA
- a CDS encoding MEMO1 family protein, producing the protein MLRKPAVAGSFYPSDAENLNRLIESCFLDGVGFIPELKDFEGDTYPINVMVPHAGYQYSGAIASHGYCNIVENGFPEVFIILSPNHTGFGSEISVFNEGEWITPLGNVEVDSEFADEIISVSDYASADFQAHVQEHSIEVQLPFLQYFSSDFKIVPITMESQTFVTSNDLANAIFEAGNKLGKSYCVIASTDLSHFNNQEKANKVDGFVLEDIAEMNEFKLFEEIVQFNITMCGYGPVMTNISLSKRCGKNSCEILAYQTSGDVTGDFTSVVGYASGIFK; encoded by the coding sequence ATGTTAAGAAAACCTGCTGTGGCTGGGTCATTTTATCCCAGTGATGCCGAAAATCTAAATAGACTTATTGAAAGTTGTTTTTTAGATGGTGTAGGGTTTATACCTGAACTAAAAGACTTTGAAGGGGACACTTACCCTATCAATGTTATGGTTCCACATGCAGGTTATCAATATTCTGGTGCAATAGCTTCTCATGGCTATTGTAACATCGTTGAAAATGGTTTTCCTGAAGTTTTTATTATTTTAAGTCCAAACCACACAGGTTTTGGTAGTGAAATTTCTGTTTTTAATGAAGGTGAATGGATTACACCTTTAGGAAATGTTGAAGTTGACAGTGAATTTGCTGATGAAATAATTTCTGTTTCTGATTATGCAAGTGCTGATTTTCAAGCTCATGTTCAAGAACATAGTATTGAAGTTCAACTACCTTTCCTTCAATATTTTTCTTCTGATTTTAAAATTGTCCCGATTACAATGGAATCTCAAACATTTGTAACTTCAAATGATTTGGCAAATGCTATTTTTGAAGCTGGAAATAAGTTAGGCAAGTCTTATTGTGTTATTGCAAGTACTGATTTGTCTCATTTTAACAATCAGGAAAAAGCAAACAAGGTTGATGGCTTTGTTTTGGAAGATATTGCAGAAATGAATGAATTTAAATTGTTTGAAGAAATCGTTCAATTTAATATTACTATGTGTGGTTATGGTCCGGTAATGACAAATATTTCACTTTCCAAAAGATGCGGGAAGAATTCTTGTGAAATATTGGCATATCAAACTAGTGGGGATGTAACTGGTGATTTTACTTCAGTTGTAGGATATGCTTCAGGAATTTTTAAATAA
- the rpsB gene encoding 30S ribosomal protein S2 encodes MANDELLIDLDNYLAAGLHIGTQQKTSDMEKYIFRVRSDGLYVLDIQKTDERIRQIAKLLAKYDPEDILVVATRQYGQAPVKKFGEITGAKTIPGRFIPGTLTNPNYAKFIEPKVIVVTDPRSDAQAVLESKQNGILVVGLCDTENLLSFVDIAIPVNNKGRKAIALVYWLLARQILRERGDIPEDGDLDIDSTDFELKF; translated from the coding sequence ATGGCAAATGATGAACTTTTAATAGACTTAGACAATTACTTAGCAGCTGGTTTACATATTGGAACTCAACAAAAAACCAGTGACATGGAAAAATACATATTCAGAGTAAGATCTGACGGTTTATACGTATTAGATATTCAAAAAACTGATGAAAGAATCAGACAAATCGCAAAACTTTTAGCAAAATATGACCCAGAAGACATTTTAGTAGTAGCTACCAGACAATACGGTCAAGCTCCTGTTAAAAAATTCGGTGAAATTACCGGTGCAAAAACTATCCCTGGTAGATTCATCCCTGGTACTTTAACCAATCCAAATTATGCTAAATTCATTGAACCTAAAGTTATTGTTGTAACTGACCCAAGATCTGACGCACAAGCTGTTTTAGAATCCAAACAAAACGGTATTCTCGTTGTTGGATTATGTGATACTGAAAACTTACTCAGTTTTGTTGATATTGCAATCCCAGTTAACAACAAAGGTAGAAAAGCTATCGCTTTAGTTTACTGGTTACTTGCAAGACAAATCTTAAGAGAAAGAGGAGACATTCCTGAAGACGGTGACTTAGATATTGATTCCACTGACTTTGAACTTAAATTTTAA
- a CDS encoding 4Fe-4S binding protein — MAKVTIEYDKCDGADCAECSDVCPMEVLVLKGDKIEIVDPSECSYCEVCMDVCPNDCVKIEDDF; from the coding sequence ATGGCTAAAGTAACTATTGAATATGATAAATGTGATGGTGCAGACTGTGCAGAATGTTCTGATGTCTGTCCTATGGAAGTATTGGTTCTTAAAGGAGACAAAATTGAAATTGTCGACCCTTCAGAATGTAGTTATTGTGAAGTATGTATGGACGTTTGTCCAAACGATTGTGTTAAAATTGAAGATGATTTTTAA
- the eno gene encoding phosphopyruvate hydratase → MVSIIEDVQVRKILDSRGNPTIEVDVVTWNSSGRAAAPSGASTGSREVVPYPKGGIDEVVSEMEDLIASELIGMDADDLATIDEVLKEVDGTDNLSAIGGNTTVAISMAVAKAAAASYNMPLYKYIGGNLVNELPFPLGNMMNGGAHAGINAPDIQEFLVVPVGASNIGDAVFANAYVHKRLKELIQTKDSNFTGGKGDEGGWVPNISNDVALEIQAQACEEVTDELGIEIRPSLDMAASELWNAEEQKYIYAQDGIKRDTGDQIDFVKDIIDTYNIFYVEDPFDESDFGGFSQLTAKVGDKCLVCGDDLFVTNKDLLAKGIEMKAANAIIIKPNQIGSLSETYATVKLAKENNIVPVVSHRSGETTDETIAHLAVGFSSPMIKTGAIGGERIAKLNELIRIEEELPNPIMNKF, encoded by the coding sequence TTGGTTAGTATAATAGAAGACGTCCAGGTTCGTAAGATCTTGGATAGCAGAGGTAACCCTACTATCGAAGTAGATGTTGTTACTTGGAATAGTTCGGGTAGAGCTGCTGCACCTAGCGGAGCAAGTACTGGTTCACGCGAAGTAGTACCGTATCCAAAAGGTGGTATTGATGAAGTTGTAAGTGAAATGGAAGATTTAATCGCTTCTGAACTTATCGGTATGGATGCTGATGATTTAGCAACCATTGATGAAGTATTAAAAGAAGTCGATGGAACCGATAATTTGTCCGCTATTGGTGGTAACACTACTGTTGCTATTTCAATGGCAGTGGCTAAAGCTGCAGCTGCATCTTATAACATGCCATTATATAAATACATTGGTGGAAATTTAGTAAATGAATTACCTTTCCCTTTAGGTAATATGATGAACGGTGGAGCACATGCTGGTATTAATGCACCAGATATTCAGGAATTCTTAGTTGTTCCTGTAGGAGCTTCTAACATTGGTGATGCAGTTTTTGCTAATGCTTACGTTCACAAAAGACTTAAAGAGTTAATTCAAACTAAAGATTCAAACTTTACTGGTGGTAAAGGTGACGAAGGTGGATGGGTACCTAACATTTCTAATGATGTTGCTTTAGAAATTCAGGCTCAGGCTTGTGAAGAAGTAACTGATGAATTAGGTATTGAAATTAGACCTTCACTTGATATGGCTGCATCCGAATTATGGAATGCAGAAGAGCAAAAATACATTTATGCTCAAGATGGTATTAAAAGAGATACCGGAGATCAAATAGATTTCGTAAAAGATATTATTGATACTTACAATATATTTTATGTAGAAGATCCATTTGATGAATCCGACTTTGGAGGATTTTCTCAGTTAACTGCAAAAGTGGGAGATAAATGCCTTGTATGTGGTGATGATTTATTTGTAACAAATAAAGACTTGCTTGCTAAAGGTATTGAAATGAAAGCTGCAAATGCTATCATTATTAAACCAAATCAAATTGGTTCTTTATCTGAAACTTATGCTACTGTTAAATTAGCTAAAGAAAATAATATCGTCCCTGTTGTATCTCATAGGTCCGGTGAAACTACTGATGAGACTATTGCTCATTTAGCAGTTGGTTTTTCATCTCCGATGATTAAAACAGGAGCTATTGGTGGGGAAAGAATAGCTAAATTAAATGAACTAATTCGCATAGAAGAGGAACTTCCAAATCCAATTATGAATAAGTTTTAA
- a CDS encoding DNA-directed RNA polymerase subunit K: MEVIFMDVEKKLTRFERARLLGARAIQISMGAKPLVEIKDSLDPIDIAYEELKAGVLPLDVIRYE, from the coding sequence ATGGAAGTAATATTCATGGATGTTGAAAAAAAATTAACAAGGTTTGAAAGAGCTAGACTTCTCGGAGCTAGAGCAATTCAAATATCTATGGGTGCTAAACCTTTAGTTGAAATTAAGGACTCTTTAGATCCTATTGATATAGCTTACGAAGAACTCAAAGCTGGAGTTTTACCATTAGATGTTATTAGATACGAATAA
- a CDS encoding DNA-directed RNA polymerase subunit N encodes MIPIRCLSCGKPVSAVFDEYNKRVEAGEKSKDVLDDLGLTRYCCRRMLISHVETWE; translated from the coding sequence ATGATTCCTATTAGATGTTTAAGTTGTGGAAAACCTGTATCCGCAGTCTTTGATGAATATAACAAAAGGGTTGAAGCTGGTGAAAAATCTAAAGATGTTTTAGATGATTTAGGTTTAACTAGATATTGTTGTAGAAGAATGTTAATTTCTCATGTTGAGACATGGGAATAA
- a CDS encoding 30S ribosomal protein S9, translating into MVKVIHTSGKRKTAIARGTVREGTGKIRINRVPLELYSPELANLKLQEPLILAGDLANEVDINIRVIGGGVMGQAEAARMVIAKGLVQWSNDMDLKDKFIQHDRTMLVGDPRRSEPKKYGGPGARARKQKSYR; encoded by the coding sequence ATGGTTAAAGTTATTCATACTAGTGGAAAACGTAAAACAGCTATCGCAAGAGGTACTGTTCGTGAAGGAACCGGTAAAATCAGAATTAACAGAGTTCCTTTAGAACTTTATTCTCCAGAGCTTGCTAACTTAAAATTACAAGAACCATTAATCTTAGCTGGTGACTTAGCTAATGAAGTGGATATTAACATCCGCGTTATTGGTGGAGGAGTAATGGGTCAAGCTGAAGCTGCACGTATGGTTATTGCAAAAGGACTCGTCCAATGGTCTAATGATATGGATTTAAAAGACAAATTCATCCAACACGACAGAACTATGTTAGTTGGTGACCCAAGACGTTCCGAACCTAAAAAATACGGTGGTCCTGGTGCAAGAGCTCGTAAACAAAAAAGTTACAGATAA
- a CDS encoding 50S ribosomal protein L13 produces MIIDGEGCVLGRLASVTSKNLLEGEEVIIINAEKIMLTGNKDWAYAKYKQRVDRASISNPRDLGPKYPRRPDDIFRRTVRGMLPFKKSKGKTAFKGLKAFVGVPAEYADAELTAVPEAEYKNIKKGIELGEISKLLGATF; encoded by the coding sequence ATGATTATTGACGGAGAAGGATGCGTTTTAGGAAGATTAGCTAGTGTAACTAGTAAAAATCTTTTAGAAGGCGAAGAAGTAATTATTATTAATGCTGAAAAAATTATGTTAACTGGTAATAAGGATTGGGCTTATGCTAAATACAAACAAAGAGTTGACAGAGCAAGTATCTCCAACCCTCGTGACTTAGGTCCTAAATATCCTAGAAGACCAGATGATATATTTAGAAGAACTGTAAGAGGAATGTTACCTTTCAAAAAATCCAAAGGTAAAACTGCATTCAAAGGCTTAAAAGCATTTGTTGGCGTACCTGCTGAATACGCTGATGCAGAACTCACCGCAGTTCCTGAAGCAGAATACAAAAACATTAAAAAAGGTATTGAATTAGGTGAAATCTCCAAACTTTTAGGAGCTACCTTTTAG
- a CDS encoding 50S ribosomal protein L18e, whose amino-acid sequence MAKKIIKTNPNLIELINKLYEQSRSEDAAIWKDVAQRLERSNRRTAEVNLSDIARHAEAGETILVPGKVLSNGNLTEKVDVVALKFSAKAQEKIESAGGECIAIDEIIESNPKGSNIRIME is encoded by the coding sequence ATGGCTAAAAAGATTATAAAAACTAATCCTAACCTTATTGAACTTATTAATAAACTTTATGAACAATCAAGAAGTGAAGATGCAGCTATTTGGAAAGATGTTGCACAAAGACTTGAAAGGTCTAATAGAAGAACCGCTGAAGTAAATTTGTCTGATATTGCAAGACATGCTGAAGCTGGTGAAACTATCTTAGTACCAGGTAAAGTTTTATCAAACGGTAATTTAACAGAAAAAGTAGATGTTGTAGCATTAAAATTCTCAGCTAAAGCACAAGAAAAAATCGAAAGTGCTGGTGGAGAATGCATCGCTATTGATGAAATAATCGAATCTAATCCTAAAGGATCAAACATTAGGATAATGGAATAG
- a CDS encoding DNA-directed RNA polymerase subunit D, translating into MEIEVKSQKDDEIVFIVRDAEVPFINAIRRCAMVNVPKIAIEDVNIIRNDSAMFNEVLAHRLGLTPLVSDLDALEGLSLPEDDDWDEYDNGIMFSLVEEGPKVVYSKDLISSDSKIKPVYDTIPLVKLKENEQLKIEAVAKVGYGKEHAKWMPTTVCAYKQYPEITFNDDMEIDYDCASACPRGVLKSDKRSKKIKILDIENCAMCKSCVRASTNGYINVGYRENDFIFRIETDGSMPPKEVLLKACEVLGEKADKFIRFSEEGGSK; encoded by the coding sequence ATGGAGATAGAAGTTAAAAGTCAAAAGGATGATGAAATTGTATTCATTGTTCGTGATGCAGAAGTACCTTTTATCAATGCAATTAGAAGATGTGCTATGGTTAACGTACCAAAAATAGCTATCGAAGATGTAAATATTATTAGAAATGATTCCGCTATGTTTAATGAGGTACTCGCTCATAGACTTGGTTTAACTCCTTTAGTTTCTGATCTTGATGCTCTTGAAGGATTATCTTTACCCGAAGATGATGATTGGGATGAGTATGATAATGGAATCATGTTCTCTTTAGTCGAAGAAGGACCTAAAGTAGTTTATTCAAAGGATTTAATATCTTCAGACTCAAAAATTAAACCTGTATACGATACCATTCCTTTAGTAAAACTTAAAGAAAATGAACAACTCAAAATTGAAGCTGTTGCTAAAGTAGGATACGGAAAAGAACATGCTAAATGGATGCCTACTACTGTTTGTGCATATAAACAATATCCTGAAATCACTTTTAATGATGATATGGAAATTGATTATGACTGTGCATCTGCATGCCCAAGAGGTGTTTTAAAATCTGATAAAAGATCTAAAAAGATTAAGATTTTAGACATCGAAAACTGTGCTATGTGTAAAAGTTGCGTCAGAGCTTCAACCAATGGTTATATTAACGTAGGGTATCGTGAAAATGATTTCATATTTAGAATAGAAACTGATGGATCAATGCCTCCTAAAGAAGTTTTATTAAAAGCTTGTGAAGTATTAGGTGAAAAAGCAGATAAGTTTATCAGATTTAGTGAAGAAGGAGGAAGTAAATAA
- a CDS encoding 30S ribosomal protein S11 — protein MAKDEKWGIANIYSSFNNTIITVTDITGAETISQWSGGKVVRADRQQSSPFAAMAAATRIADDAKEKGFVGLHIKVRAPGGNGPRSPGPGAQATIRALARAGIKIGKIEDITPIPHDGTGRPGGKRGRRI, from the coding sequence ATGGCAAAAGATGAAAAATGGGGTATCGCTAATATTTACTCATCATTCAACAACACTATTATTACTGTAACAGACATTACTGGTGCTGAAACTATTTCCCAATGGTCTGGTGGAAAAGTTGTACGTGCAGACAGACAACAATCTTCACCTTTCGCAGCTATGGCTGCAGCAACTAGAATTGCTGATGATGCAAAAGAAAAAGGATTCGTTGGTTTACATATCAAAGTAAGAGCTCCTGGTGGAAATGGACCTAGAAGTCCAGGACCTGGTGCACAAGCTACTATTCGTGCTTTAGCAAGAGCTGGAATTAAAATTGGAAAAATAGAAGATATTACTCCAATTCCTCACGATGGTACTGGAAGACCTGGTGGTAAAAGAGGAAGAAGAATTTAG
- a CDS encoding 30S ribosomal protein S4, translating to MGQPRKSRKKYNTPPHPWNAERIKNENKLMAKYGLKNKKEIWKADTLVRRYSREARYLLGFSADQMQEEKLELLGHLARTGVLPEGAALEEILDLNVEDILRRRLQTIVYNKGLARTPKEARMFVVHGHIALNGKKINSPSYVVLKGQEDDIGFYRSSPVAKQIEEYNNGKADKVNTEE from the coding sequence ATGGGACAACCTAGAAAATCAAGGAAAAAATATAATACACCACCACATCCTTGGAATGCGGAAAGAATTAAAAATGAAAACAAATTAATGGCTAAATACGGTTTAAAAAATAAAAAAGAAATTTGGAAAGCTGATACTTTAGTCAGAAGATACAGTAGGGAAGCAAGATACTTACTCGGTTTTTCTGCTGATCAAATGCAAGAAGAAAAATTAGAATTATTAGGACACTTAGCTAGAACCGGTGTTTTACCTGAAGGTGCTGCTCTTGAAGAAATCTTAGACTTAAACGTTGAAGATATCTTAAGAAGAAGATTACAAACTATTGTATACAATAAAGGTTTAGCTCGTACTCCTAAAGAAGCAAGAATGTTTGTTGTACACGGACACATAGCATTAAACGGTAAAAAAATCAACTCACCAAGTTATGTAGTTTTAAAAGGTCAAGAAGACGACATCGGTTTCTACCGTTCTTCACCTGTAGCTAAACAAATTGAAGAGTACAACAATGGTAAAGCTGATAAAGTTAATACTGAGGAATAG
- a CDS encoding 30S ribosomal protein S13, which produces MEDDFKHLVRISRKDVNGNKTIEQALTEIKGVGISLSKTMCRILDLDLEAKIGYIADEDVLRIEEILENPQDFGIPRWMLNRREDYETGEDIHLIESDLDMTLRDDLNRMKKTRSYKGRRHEVGLPVRGQRTKSTFRKSSSVGVKRSRG; this is translated from the coding sequence ATGGAAGACGATTTTAAGCATTTAGTGCGTATTTCAAGAAAGGACGTAAATGGTAACAAAACCATTGAACAAGCTTTAACTGAAATTAAAGGTGTAGGAATCTCTTTATCTAAAACTATGTGCCGTATTTTGGACTTAGATTTAGAAGCTAAAATTGGATACATCGCTGACGAAGATGTTTTAAGAATTGAAGAAATTTTAGAAAACCCTCAAGACTTTGGCATTCCTAGATGGATGTTAAACCGTAGGGAAGACTATGAAACTGGTGAAGACATTCACTTAATCGAATCTGATCTTGACATGACTTTAAGAGATGATTTAAACAGAATGAAAAAGACCAGAAGTTACAAAGGTAGAAGACACGAAGTCGGTTTACCTGTTAGAGGTCAAAGAACCAAGTCTACTTTCAGAAAAAGTTCTTCAGTTGGTGTAAAACGTTCACGCGGATAG
- a CDS encoding LemA family protein encodes MSDIMLMPIVIILVIIFIVFTLVHMYNNLVGLRNRVKNSYSQIDVQLKRRNDLIPNLVETVKGYAEHEKSVLEEVTKARTGVMNATTVEETSAANNVLTGALKTLFAVAENYPDLKANSNFQQLQSELSETEDKIAYSRQFYNDVVLKYNNACQQFPSSMLAKMFGFKTEEYFETTESEKAVPHVEF; translated from the coding sequence ATTAGTGATATTATGTTAATGCCAATAGTTATTATATTAGTAATTATATTTATTGTATTTACACTCGTACACATGTACAACAACTTAGTTGGACTTAGAAACCGTGTGAAAAACAGTTATTCACAAATCGATGTTCAGCTTAAAAGAAGAAATGATTTAATACCAAATCTTGTTGAAACCGTAAAAGGTTATGCAGAACACGAAAAATCTGTTCTTGAAGAAGTAACCAAAGCAAGAACCGGCGTAATGAATGCTACCACTGTTGAAGAAACCAGTGCAGCAAACAATGTATTAACCGGTGCATTAAAAACTCTCTTTGCAGTTGCTGAAAATTACCCTGACTTAAAAGCAAACAGCAATTTCCAACAATTACAAAGTGAATTAAGTGAAACTGAAGATAAAATTGCATATTCAAGACAGTTTTACAATGATGTTGTTTTAAAATACAACAATGCATGTCAACAATTCCCAAGCAGTATGCTTGCAAAAATGTTTGGTTTTAAAACCGAAGAATACTTTGAAACCACTGAATCAGAAAAAGCAGTTCCACACGTTGAATTTTAG